The Paraburkholderia sprentiae WSM5005 genomic interval CGGCATGTTGCGGCATCAGGGCCGCCACGGCGGCGTAATACACTGCACTACTCCTATCGGCTGGCAACCGGACCGCTCTTCGGCGGCATGAAGGCCCGAACCAGGCAGTAGATACCCGCGATGCCGACAAGCACGTAGACTATGCGCGTGGGTACCGTTCCGCTGCCGAAGATGGCAGCCACAACGTCCAACTGGAGGAGCCCGATCGGGCCCCAGTTGAGCGCGCCGATGATGACGAGTGTGCCCGCGATCCAGTCCAAAGGTGTGCGATGAACCTGAGCGGTGCCGAGCGATGGTGTTGTGGCCATGACTACCTCCGTTTGCATGCGACGTTACAATCGACCGCTCTGATGAGACGGTGCTCTCTTTTAGCAATGGATGTGCCGCCGGCCGCGTTTCGCTTTCCTAAGCGCATCGTCGCCTGGCCCGGTCGCGCTCGGAGGGCGACGTTGCATGAGTGCAGGCGAGCCGTCCAATGTCGGCCGGGCTCGCGATCGGTCCTGTCAATAAACCGTCGCCGACCGTCTCGCGATCCGGAAAATGTTAGGGATGCCGCGGCTGTCATGTGTAGGCCGTCCGTCCCTTCGTCCGACCGTTGCGCCATTCCTGTTCTTGTACGGAGCATAAGTGAATATTCATCAACGCAATAATGTGAATGTCATTGGTGAGGGCGCTGCGACCATGGTTTTCGCCCATGGGTTTGGCTGTGACCAGAACATGTGGCGTCGCCTTGTTCCAACGTTCAGCGCACGTTTCAGAATCGTGCTCTTCGACCTCGTGGGGTGCGGCCGCTCGGACCTGAGCGCGTACGACCGCAAAAAGTACGGCTCGCTCTATGGTTATTCGGCCGACGTCCTGGAGATAATCAGCGACGTGGCTGCAGAGCCTGTCATCTTCGTGGGCCACTCGGTGAGCGCAATGATCGGTCTGCTGGCAGAGATCGAGGCGCCAGAGCGGTTCGCTGGCCAGATCATGGTCGCGCCCTCGCCGTCGTATATCAACGATTGCGATTACATTGGCGGCTTCACCCGCAGCGATATCGACGAACTGCTGGAGGCGCTGGACAGCAATTACCTCGGATGGTCCAGTACGATGGCGCCCGCCATCATGGGCGCGCCGGATCAGCCCGAACTCCGCGAGGAACTGACCAACAGCTTCTGCCGCACCGATCCGGAAATCGCGTCGCATTTTGCGCGCGTCACGTTTCTATCGGACCATCGCAACGATCTCGATAAAACAGACAGGCCGGCCCTGCTGCTTCAATGTAGCGATGATCTGATTGCGCCGCGCTCAGTTGGGGACTACATGCACCGGACGATGCGCAACAGCACCCTGAGGGTCATCGAGAACGTCGGCCACTGCCCGCATCTGAGCGCGCCTGGCGCCAGTATTGACGCGATGGAAGAATTCCTCCTGAACCTGGACTGCTGAACGTGAACGGCTCTCATGACAAGCTGCCATCGTGGCAGGAGCTGCTTCAATACGCGCCCTGCGGGCTGCTGGTGAGCGACCCTGATGGTACGATCCGGCTGGCCAATGAGACCTTCTGCAGCTGGACGGGGTACCGGCAGGACGAACTGGTCGACCGGCGCCGCATCCAGGAGCTGCTGACGGTCGGGGGCCGGCTGTTCCACCACACGCACTGGCTTCCGCTGATGCAGATGCAGGGGTCCGCGGCAGAGGTGAAATTCGACGTGGTCCACCGCGATGGTCACCGCGTACCCATGCTATTCAACGCGGTTAGCCGCAAGGCTGGATCGCTTGTGTTTCACGAACTGGCAGTGGTCGTCGTGCATGACCGGCATAAATACGAGCAGGAGCTGCTGCTGGCGCGCCAACACGCTCAGTCGGCGCTTGCGGAACAGCAAAAAGCGCAGCAGGAGCTGGCACGCAGTCGCGACGAGCTTGCGCAGGCGGATCGCCGCAAAGACGAGTTTCTTGCCACGCTCGGGCATGAACTGCGAAATCCGCTGTCCTCCATGCACAACGTCCTCGCGATTCTGGGCCAGCAGTCTTCCGGCGACCCACACCTGGACGGTCTGCACGGCATTCTCACTCGCCAGGTGGGCTATTTGACGCGCCTGGTGGGCGACCTGCTTGACGTGTCACGCATCGCTCAGGGAAAGCTGGAACTGCGCAGGGAGCATACCGAACTTGCAGATGTCGTGCGTAACGCCGTGGAACTGGCCCGCTCTCCCATAGACACGGCAGCGCAGACGCTGACGGTTACGTTACCTGCGGAGCCGGTCTGCCTCGATGCAGATCCGGTCAGGCTCACGCAGGTGATGCTTAACCTGCTGCATAACGCGAGCAAATACACACCACATGGCGGTCGCATTTCGTTAGGGGTGAGCCGTGAGAATGACCGCGCCATGGTCTGCGTTCGTGATTCCGGCGTTGGGATCGCGCCTGAACACCTCGGTACTGTGTTCAACATGTTCTCGCAGGTGGCCGCTTCGGAAAAGCGCTCGCAGGGCGGGCTCGGCATCGGCCTGGCGCTGGCGCGCGGTCTCGTTATCCTGCACGGCGGCACGGTTGAAGCCCGCAGCGAGGGGACCGGACAGGGCAGCGAGTTCGTGGTTCATCTCCCGGTATCGAATGTGGCTTCATCGACCGGAACAGTGCCTTCTGTCCATGAATCGCCGGCACGCATGACCGGTCGTCGCATCATCGTCGTGGATGACAACCAGGACGCGGCGGAAAGCCTTGCCATGCTGCTCGCGCTGGACGGGCATGAAGTTCGCACGGCGGGCGACGGTCTGACCGGTTTGCAGCTTGCACAGGAATTTTGCCCCCAGGCTGTCCTGCTTGATATCGGACTACCGGGAATCGATGGCTACGAGGTTGCCCGGCGTATCCGGCGGCAACCTTGGGGAAAACAGTTGCTGCTGGTTGCAGTGTCCGGCTGGGGCCAGGAAAGCGACAGACAGGCGGCCGCCGATGCCGGCTTTGATCATCATCTGATCAAGCCCGTCAACCTCGACGAACTGACGACGGTTCTGTCCGGTCAACCAACACCCTGACGAACGCGTTTCACTTAACGTCCTGATGCAGCCGACGAGCTCGTCGATGAATTGAGTGGGCAGCCGTCGAGCTCCGCACGGGTAGCATGCCTGCTCGGGTCGATCGCCCGGTGTGGTCGACGATGGCCATTGTTCCGGTACGGGGGATCTTGCCGCAGCGTGCGAGTAGCCGAAGGCATTGCAGTGCGGCACGATGTCAGGTGCGACAGCCCGGTCGCCGCGGCAAGGATCGCATTCTCGTTGCCGTTCCGAGAAGCACATGCGGCGAAGCATAGCTAATTGAATCAGGCGCTGCGCTTGCGTATGTTTTGATACATGGCCCAGCCGCCCGTGAAACGCACAGCCGACAGGACGCTGCATTCAAATACCATGACAAATCAGACACAGACTATCGGGGAAACTTCCGGAGAGCAGTCTTTCCAGCTTCTCATCGCTGGCGTGAGAGAGTACGCAATTTTTATGCTGGACCCGGAAGGCTTTATCAAAACGTGGAATGCTGGCGCCCAACGCTTCAAGGGCTATGCTGCCAGTGAAATTATCGGCCGACACTTTTCCGTTTTTTATACGGAGCACGACCGCACCAGCGGTCGGCCGGCCCTTGCGCTGCGAACCGCGCTTGACGAAGGTAAATTCGAGGACGACGGCTGGCGGGTCCGAAAGGACGGCAGCCAGTTCTGGGCGAGCGTGGTCATCGATCCGCTGCGCGACGATTCCGGCAAGCCCATCGGCTTCGCGAAGATCGCTTTCCATCAGCTCTCGACGCGAGTTCCGACCTGCTACTTTCCATAATCAACGACTTGGCATAATCGGCCTTATGGAAAGCTTCGCATAAGGCCGATATTCGGCCTAGCGCGGGCTAGCCTGAAGGTCCGCTGCCCGAGCTTTGCAGTCGTTCGAATGACCGCATGACCGCGATGGCGAACGGCGGCAACTGGCCGATAGGACCTGTTCGATGAACGTTTTACAGCGCCGACGTTGGGCTCCTCAACGGCAGCTTTCCGGCGACTTGTGTGAACGCGTACTGCCGGCCAAAAGCAGCTTGTCGAAATGGCCACGCAGATCGTCGACAATATTCGGGTTAGCCGTAGAGCCCAAGGCAATTTTCCCAAGGGTCGCGCAGCATGCACATCCGCTTTCCATCTTCCACTTGGCCTGGACCACGATAAAGCGTGGCACCTATGTTCAGAAAATGCTTTAGCGATTCATCGAAGTCATCGACGGTCCAGTAGACGACTGTGCCCGCCGATCCCGCCGATAATTTTGCATCGGCGGGAACAATTTCGAGTCTGATGCCATTGAATTCGAGGTATGTCAGATTGAACTCGTCAAGAAAGCGCCTTTCAGCGCCTCGAAAAGCTGATTGGTACCAGTCCAATGCAGCCGGCACGTCTGGCACATACACAAGCACTGCACATATTTGCGAGTTCATGCGGGTTCTCTTTTGTGTCGTCGCTGAACGAGGTGAGGAAGATCGCGATTCGCGATATTGGTCGAAAAATCTGCTTTAGCAAAGTGGGCGACCTAATCGTTGAACGAGAGAGCGCTTTGTCGGTATCCATTTGTCCGCTACGGTCGAGGCATGCAACTCGCATAGGGCTGTGGCCCGCCCACGTTCGGTCAGTCGACATCCCCCCTGAACTTGCTGACAATATGGGTTCCCTAGACGTGAGCCAAAACGCATAAGGCACTATGGGCCCAGGACTGAACCTGCAGCCGCGCATCGATTATCGACAATGTGGACCTGTATGATTCGCCAATTAAAAACATATTCTGATATCAATGCAGACAACCAAGATCATCTTGCTCAACGGTGTGGGCAGCTCAGGCAAGACCTCTCTGGCCCGCGCTCTGCAGGCAGCGTCGAAAGACGTGTTTTTGCATGTCCAGATGGACGCATTCCTCGCGA includes:
- a CDS encoding hybrid sensor histidine kinase/response regulator — encoded protein: MNGSHDKLPSWQELLQYAPCGLLVSDPDGTIRLANETFCSWTGYRQDELVDRRRIQELLTVGGRLFHHTHWLPLMQMQGSAAEVKFDVVHRDGHRVPMLFNAVSRKAGSLVFHELAVVVVHDRHKYEQELLLARQHAQSALAEQQKAQQELARSRDELAQADRRKDEFLATLGHELRNPLSSMHNVLAILGQQSSGDPHLDGLHGILTRQVGYLTRLVGDLLDVSRIAQGKLELRREHTELADVVRNAVELARSPIDTAAQTLTVTLPAEPVCLDADPVRLTQVMLNLLHNASKYTPHGGRISLGVSRENDRAMVCVRDSGVGIAPEHLGTVFNMFSQVAASEKRSQGGLGIGLALARGLVILHGGTVEARSEGTGQGSEFVVHLPVSNVASSTGTVPSVHESPARMTGRRIIVVDDNQDAAESLAMLLALDGHEVRTAGDGLTGLQLAQEFCPQAVLLDIGLPGIDGYEVARRIRRQPWGKQLLLVAVSGWGQESDRQAAADAGFDHHLIKPVNLDELTTVLSGQPTP
- a CDS encoding alpha/beta fold hydrolase, with amino-acid sequence MNIHQRNNVNVIGEGAATMVFAHGFGCDQNMWRRLVPTFSARFRIVLFDLVGCGRSDLSAYDRKKYGSLYGYSADVLEIISDVAAEPVIFVGHSVSAMIGLLAEIEAPERFAGQIMVAPSPSYINDCDYIGGFTRSDIDELLEALDSNYLGWSSTMAPAIMGAPDQPELREELTNSFCRTDPEIASHFARVTFLSDHRNDLDKTDRPALLLQCSDDLIAPRSVGDYMHRTMRNSTLRVIENVGHCPHLSAPGASIDAMEEFLLNLDC
- a CDS encoding DUF378 domain-containing protein → MATTPSLGTAQVHRTPLDWIAGTLVIIGALNWGPIGLLQLDVVAAIFGSGTVPTRIVYVLVGIAGIYCLVRAFMPPKSGPVASR
- a CDS encoding PAS domain-containing protein yields the protein MTNQTQTIGETSGEQSFQLLIAGVREYAIFMLDPEGFIKTWNAGAQRFKGYAASEIIGRHFSVFYTEHDRTSGRPALALRTALDEGKFEDDGWRVRKDGSQFWASVVIDPLRDDSGKPIGFAKIAFHQLSTRVPTCYFP
- a CDS encoding VOC family protein, encoding MNSQICAVLVYVPDVPAALDWYQSAFRGAERRFLDEFNLTYLEFNGIRLEIVPADAKLSAGSAGTVVYWTVDDFDESLKHFLNIGATLYRGPGQVEDGKRMCMLRDPWENCLGLYG